A single region of the Paramicrobacterium fandaimingii genome encodes:
- a CDS encoding DUF2207 domain-containing protein yields the protein MGRIARTVLVSGAAIVAGAAIATTMLTGPAAFAADVSTTPAASALGPFAGDVNDFEFAELSVDYTLGRDDDGGSTLKVVEEFTAIFPDIDQNHGMRRSIPTTYNGQPLDPELVSITDGEGIERPTETDSEDGTFQMTSRSDDYLHGSQTFVFTYTLHHVTWSFEESDTEEFYWDVNGVDWVQPFGSVTATLHVPAELADALTGEQSCYQGAQGATDECTISAMTDAEGAATVTASAYDLNPHETMTFAVGFEQGTFVPYDTSFFARPWGWLQLLATIAALGMIIPAIITRVRTLKDSPGRPTIIAEYEPPRGIDALQAAVFLGKKPKAIPAEVLEQAVSGSIRILEGKRKLFGGARLQAQLLDPSKADVDGRMLLYGLFGGAPAGAVFEFGSTDRRFSKVAQDTLTWAKTSLKGLGLWRTNNSRAGVIGVLISFLVMLASVGFGIVSLAVHVDPALPILLLLASVAAFGTSLVLVIHRPLSPAGADVRDHLKGLEEFIRWAEADRIRMLQSPSGAERRTFDPTDPRQVLHLYEKLLPFAVVFGQEKQWADQLAVLYQYTGNTTPGWYYGAGGFSAAAFSSGISTLSTSAVSSSSSTGGSGGGGSAGGGGGGGGGGGGV from the coding sequence ATGGGGAGAATCGCACGCACTGTGCTCGTCTCTGGGGCGGCGATCGTCGCGGGGGCGGCGATCGCCACAACGATGCTGACCGGGCCGGCCGCCTTCGCAGCAGACGTCAGCACGACGCCCGCCGCCTCGGCACTCGGCCCGTTCGCGGGCGACGTCAACGACTTCGAGTTCGCCGAGCTCTCCGTCGACTACACGCTGGGGCGCGATGACGACGGCGGCAGCACGCTTAAGGTGGTCGAGGAGTTCACGGCGATCTTCCCCGACATCGACCAGAACCACGGAATGCGTCGCAGCATCCCAACCACCTATAACGGCCAGCCGCTTGACCCCGAACTTGTCTCGATCACCGATGGCGAGGGCATCGAGCGGCCGACCGAGACCGATTCCGAAGACGGCACATTTCAGATGACGTCGCGCTCCGACGATTACCTGCACGGCTCGCAGACCTTCGTTTTCACCTACACGCTTCACCACGTCACATGGTCGTTCGAAGAGTCCGACACCGAAGAGTTCTACTGGGACGTCAACGGTGTCGACTGGGTTCAACCGTTCGGCTCAGTGACGGCGACCCTGCATGTTCCGGCCGAGCTCGCCGACGCACTCACCGGTGAACAGTCCTGCTACCAGGGCGCTCAGGGAGCGACGGACGAGTGCACGATTTCAGCGATGACGGATGCCGAGGGGGCGGCCACCGTCACGGCATCCGCGTATGATCTGAACCCCCACGAGACAATGACCTTCGCGGTCGGCTTCGAGCAAGGAACGTTCGTGCCGTACGACACATCGTTCTTCGCGCGCCCGTGGGGCTGGCTGCAGCTTCTGGCGACGATCGCCGCGCTGGGCATGATCATTCCCGCGATCATCACCCGCGTGCGCACGCTCAAGGACTCACCTGGGCGACCGACGATCATCGCCGAGTACGAACCGCCCCGCGGCATCGACGCCCTGCAGGCCGCGGTATTTCTGGGCAAGAAGCCCAAGGCGATTCCCGCCGAGGTGCTCGAGCAGGCAGTGAGCGGCAGCATCCGCATTCTCGAGGGCAAGCGCAAGCTGTTTGGCGGCGCACGACTGCAGGCTCAGCTTCTCGATCCGTCAAAGGCCGATGTCGACGGCCGGATGCTGCTGTACGGACTTTTCGGAGGTGCCCCCGCCGGCGCCGTCTTCGAGTTCGGCAGCACCGACCGTCGCTTCTCCAAGGTGGCCCAAGACACACTCACCTGGGCGAAGACCAGTTTGAAGGGTCTCGGGCTGTGGCGCACCAACAACTCCAGGGCGGGCGTGATCGGCGTGCTGATCAGTTTTCTCGTCATGCTGGCTTCGGTCGGGTTCGGAATTGTCTCGCTTGCCGTGCACGTTGACCCGGCTCTGCCCATTCTTCTGCTACTGGCCTCCGTCGCGGCATTCGGCACCTCGCTCGTGCTCGTGATCCACAGACCGCTCTCGCCGGCGGGCGCGGACGTGCGCGATCATCTCAAGGGCCTTGAGGAGTTCATCAGGTGGGCGGAAGCAGACCGAATCAGGATGCTGCAGTCGCCGTCTGGTGCAGAGCGCAGAACATTCGACCCCACCGATCCGCGCCAGGTGCTGCACCTGTACGAGAAGCTGCTGCCGTTTGCCGTGGTCTTCGGGCAGGAAAAGCAGTGGGCCGACCAACTCGCGGTGCTGTACCAGTACACCGGAAACACGACGCCCGGGTGGTACTACGGCGCCGGTGGATTCAGCGCGGCGGCATTCTCGAGCGGCATCTCAACGCTGTCGACCAGCGCCGTCAGCTCGTCATCGAGCACGGGCGGCTCGGGTGGAGGCGGCTCTGCCGGTGGCGGCGGCGGAGGAGGGGGCGGCGGAGGCGGCGTCTGA
- a CDS encoding pseudouridine synthase: protein MPISPLPQRHGLDAAWVRTPRERRWKSLRWFLVERLPKLEPDRIDEMLANGEFANDDGKPFPPDAPYAPHTFVWFHRDLRDEVEVPFEIDVLHCDERIVVIDKPHFLSTIPRGRHVTQSVVVKARRMLGMPQLVPAHRLDRVTAGVLLLTASREWRGAYQTMFDRREVEKEYEAIGDAPGGRELPATVRSHIVKIHGEMRAYELPDREPNAETRIELVEQRDGLGRYRAIPHTGKTHQIRLHMNDLGLPIVNDPFYPEIVDVSIDDFSSPLQLLAKTLRFIDPVDGTPREFQSRRTLEEWAAVTR, encoded by the coding sequence GTGCCGATCTCTCCTCTCCCTCAGCGCCATGGTCTTGATGCCGCGTGGGTGCGCACCCCGCGCGAACGGCGCTGGAAGAGCCTGAGATGGTTCCTCGTTGAGCGGCTGCCGAAGCTGGAGCCCGACCGCATCGACGAGATGCTCGCGAACGGGGAGTTCGCTAACGATGACGGCAAGCCGTTTCCCCCGGATGCCCCCTATGCGCCGCACACTTTTGTGTGGTTTCACCGCGACCTGCGCGACGAGGTTGAGGTGCCGTTCGAGATCGACGTGCTGCACTGCGATGAGCGCATCGTCGTGATCGACAAACCGCACTTTCTCTCCACGATTCCGCGGGGGCGTCACGTGACGCAGAGCGTCGTCGTCAAGGCGAGGCGGATGCTGGGGATGCCACAGCTTGTTCCGGCGCACCGGCTCGATCGCGTCACCGCTGGAGTGCTGCTGCTCACCGCATCCCGCGAATGGCGCGGTGCCTACCAGACGATGTTCGACCGCCGTGAGGTCGAGAAGGAGTACGAGGCGATAGGGGATGCTCCGGGCGGCCGTGAGCTGCCAGCAACGGTGCGGAGCCACATCGTCAAGATTCACGGTGAGATGCGGGCATACGAGCTGCCCGACCGCGAGCCGAACGCCGAAACACGCATCGAACTTGTCGAGCAGCGCGACGGTCTTGGCCGATACCGGGCGATTCCCCACACGGGTAAGACGCACCAGATTCGTCTGCACATGAACGACCTGGGGCTGCCGATCGTGAACGATCCGTTCTATCCCGAGATTGTCGATGTCTCCATCGACGACTTCTCATCTCCGCTGCAGCTGTTGGCGAAGACGCTGCGCTTCATCGACCCCGTCGATGGCACACCGCGTGAGTTTCAGAGCAGGCGAACTCTCGAGGAGTGGGCAGCCGTCACTCGGTGA
- a CDS encoding FadR/GntR family transcriptional regulator: MADEQRAWETVLSRVEADLLDGTLIPGDRLPGERALAAELGVGRSSVREALRVLEVLGLIRTAAGSGPSAGAIIVATPRGGMSALLRLQVAAQGFALRDIVDTRLVLEAAVAEELANQHPDLSAAEVLLTAMDADDLTSDEFLVLDARFHLALAEASGNDVIAATMAGLRDAIESYAREGSARIEDWPATAARLRTEHAGVLAAITEHDPDAARARVHAHITGYYAQITEPPHREESQNGHSPAPEAR, translated from the coding sequence GTGGCTGACGAGCAGCGCGCATGGGAGACCGTGCTCTCCCGCGTGGAGGCCGATCTTCTCGACGGCACGCTCATTCCCGGTGATCGCCTCCCCGGGGAGCGCGCTCTCGCGGCCGAACTCGGTGTCGGGCGCTCAAGCGTGCGCGAAGCACTGCGCGTTCTCGAGGTTCTCGGCCTCATCCGCACGGCCGCCGGCTCGGGCCCGAGCGCTGGAGCGATCATCGTCGCCACCCCACGAGGCGGCATGTCGGCACTGCTGCGACTTCAGGTCGCCGCGCAGGGATTCGCACTGCGCGACATCGTCGATACTCGCCTCGTTCTCGAGGCTGCGGTCGCCGAAGAGCTTGCAAACCAGCATCCGGATCTCAGCGCCGCAGAGGTCCTGCTCACCGCCATGGATGCCGACGACCTCACCTCAGACGAGTTTCTGGTGCTCGACGCCCGCTTTCACCTCGCTCTCGCGGAGGCCTCGGGCAACGACGTCATCGCGGCGACGATGGCCGGCCTTCGCGACGCCATCGAATCGTACGCCCGCGAAGGCAGCGCACGCATCGAAGACTGGCCCGCGACGGCAGCACGACTGCGCACCGAGCACGCCGGAGTTCTCGCGGCCATCACCGAGCACGACCCGGATGCCGCTCGAGCACGTGTTCACGCCCACATCACGGGCTACTACGCCCAGATCACCGAACCACCACACCGAGAGGAATCGCAGAATGGTCACTCGCCAGCTCCCGAAGCCCGCTGA
- a CDS encoding GNAT family N-acetyltransferase, protein MITLRPWSLSDASALRECIVTSPDLTRQVGTADVSTIEACRAFIRDALPNEASAVNLAACIDDIPVGNVGISNIEYRHSTGWTYYWLAASARGQGIATRALATISAWAFTEQSLHRLSLGHRVDNPASCRVATRAGFRAEGIERERLRYGTERFDVETHARLATDAAPDFEALPLAA, encoded by the coding sequence ATGATCACGCTGCGGCCCTGGAGTCTCTCCGATGCCTCCGCGCTTCGAGAGTGCATCGTCACGTCGCCCGATCTCACTCGCCAGGTGGGCACCGCCGACGTGTCGACGATAGAGGCGTGCCGCGCGTTCATTCGGGATGCCCTGCCCAACGAAGCATCCGCCGTGAATCTCGCCGCATGCATCGACGACATTCCCGTTGGCAATGTCGGCATCAGCAACATCGAATACCGCCACAGCACGGGATGGACCTACTACTGGCTCGCCGCCAGCGCTCGCGGACAGGGCATCGCAACCCGCGCGCTCGCGACGATCAGCGCGTGGGCTTTCACGGAACAGAGCCTTCACCGCCTTTCGCTCGGGCATCGCGTTGACAACCCCGCGTCCTGCCGCGTCGCGACGCGCGCCGGGTTTCGCGCCGAGGGAATCGAACGTGAGAGGCTCCGCTACGGAACCGAGCGGTTCGACGTCGAGACGCATGCGCGGCTGGCGACGGACGCTGCCCCTGATTTCGAGGCACTGCCGCTCGCGGCCTGA
- a CDS encoding HNH endonuclease signature motif containing protein has protein sequence MHEAVAAPGFEPNEGPDAVAVRAAEKTLAGAAELASIDPAALTADTLLTYTGLLSNITRIIEGQQVGNVGDIARRSDTDAGFDGLAARHGAKSPTALFEVITGAKNSTAYRFATVAKHTTPRVSDIGLPLEPVFAQTAQALSEGTIGLDVAESITSTLAPVLPRVAPEQIDWAEKTLIGNATGAFGEVPFTADAVRQQARVFRVALDPDGVEPTAEELHEARKLVFKHQDDGSMKITGVLSPEQAAQVTPVFDACMSKRTSPTFMHTEELSAHGQESEPRSKPQERADAFTAMIAGVGKMTSTPKLHGRGPTVMVTVKNEDLDAGTGAAWSPGTPAPLPMSFVTQMQCDGDTRQVHIDEHGDVLNFGHAQRLFTAKQRLALIARDGNTCAAADCDIPAWLCEAHHVQRWENGGRTDVANGLIVCWYHHRLLERGEWSLSRDKNGHPRLTPPGWYVNRRYLGRRRRITDNEDDNSDPPDDHRDTGPRT, from the coding sequence ATGCACGAAGCAGTCGCGGCACCTGGTTTCGAACCCAATGAGGGTCCGGATGCTGTTGCTGTGCGTGCCGCGGAGAAGACTCTGGCCGGTGCTGCAGAGCTGGCCTCGATCGACCCAGCAGCGCTCACTGCCGATACCCTGTTGACCTATACGGGGCTTCTCAGCAACATCACCCGCATTATCGAAGGCCAGCAAGTCGGCAACGTCGGAGATATTGCCCGCCGTTCTGACACGGATGCCGGTTTTGATGGTCTCGCTGCCCGTCACGGGGCGAAGAGCCCCACAGCATTGTTTGAGGTGATCACGGGGGCGAAGAACTCCACCGCGTATCGGTTCGCGACTGTCGCGAAACACACAACACCGCGAGTCTCAGACATCGGGCTACCTCTCGAGCCCGTGTTTGCTCAGACGGCGCAGGCGTTGTCGGAGGGCACGATTGGTCTGGATGTTGCCGAGTCGATCACGTCGACGTTGGCACCTGTCCTGCCCCGGGTGGCGCCGGAGCAGATCGACTGGGCCGAGAAGACTCTGATCGGTAATGCGACGGGTGCGTTCGGTGAAGTGCCGTTCACGGCGGATGCTGTGCGGCAGCAGGCCCGCGTGTTCCGTGTCGCTCTGGACCCTGACGGTGTCGAACCCACAGCAGAAGAACTCCACGAGGCACGAAAACTGGTCTTCAAACACCAAGACGACGGGTCAATGAAGATCACCGGTGTGCTCTCACCGGAACAGGCAGCGCAGGTGACACCCGTGTTTGACGCGTGCATGTCGAAGAGAACCTCACCAACGTTCATGCACACCGAGGAACTCTCCGCGCACGGCCAGGAATCGGAACCCCGGTCGAAGCCGCAGGAACGCGCAGACGCGTTCACCGCGATGATCGCCGGTGTGGGGAAGATGACGTCCACACCGAAACTCCACGGCCGCGGTCCCACGGTGATGGTCACCGTGAAGAACGAGGACCTCGACGCCGGTACCGGTGCTGCCTGGTCACCGGGAACACCAGCACCGTTGCCGATGTCGTTTGTGACACAGATGCAGTGCGATGGCGACACCCGCCAGGTGCACATTGACGAACACGGCGACGTGTTGAACTTCGGGCACGCGCAACGGTTGTTCACCGCGAAGCAACGTTTGGCGTTGATTGCTCGTGATGGGAACACCTGCGCGGCTGCCGACTGTGACATTCCGGCGTGGCTGTGTGAAGCGCATCACGTGCAAAGATGGGAAAACGGCGGCCGAACAGATGTTGCAAATGGCCTGATCGTCTGCTGGTATCACCACAGATTGCTGGAACGCGGCGAATGGTCCCTCTCCCGCGACAAAAACGGCCACCCCAGACTGACCCCACCAGGCTGGTATGTGAACCGACGGTATCTAGGACGGCGACGCCGCATCACAGACAACGAAGACGACAACAGTGACCCTCCAGACGATCATCGAGATACCGGGCCGCGCACCTGA
- a CDS encoding SDR family oxidoreductase: MSDSNNVTWIIGASSGVGASSAVTLAASGRTLALSGRRVDALDEVRSRVEQQGGSALVVPMDAADDASTRDALDRIAADAGTVSEVVFCAGLNVPKRNWDLLEISEFQAVVETNLTSVARGIAAVLPGMRTNGGGRVVVISSWAGWSFGRGAGVAYSASKTGLALLTESLNDQESANGISATVICPGDIDTEFVDKRPTVPDAEARSRMLSPDDVARTVAFVLDSPAEVCVNELVISPVRSHSYGK; the protein is encoded by the coding sequence GTGAGCGACTCAAACAACGTGACGTGGATCATCGGTGCCAGCTCGGGCGTGGGTGCCTCGAGCGCTGTCACACTCGCAGCATCCGGTCGCACGCTCGCGCTCAGCGGGCGTCGCGTCGATGCTCTCGACGAGGTGCGGTCGCGGGTAGAGCAGCAGGGCGGCTCGGCGCTTGTCGTTCCCATGGATGCTGCAGACGACGCATCGACGCGCGACGCACTCGACCGTATCGCCGCGGACGCCGGTACGGTGAGCGAGGTGGTGTTCTGCGCGGGGCTCAATGTGCCGAAGCGCAATTGGGATCTGCTCGAGATCTCTGAGTTTCAGGCTGTCGTGGAGACGAATCTCACTTCCGTCGCGCGCGGCATTGCTGCGGTGCTGCCTGGCATGCGGACGAACGGTGGCGGACGAGTTGTCGTCATCTCGTCGTGGGCTGGCTGGTCGTTCGGACGTGGTGCGGGCGTTGCGTATTCGGCGAGCAAGACCGGCCTTGCATTGCTGACCGAATCGCTCAATGACCAAGAGAGTGCCAATGGCATCAGCGCGACAGTCATCTGTCCTGGTGATATCGACACGGAGTTCGTTGACAAGAGGCCCACGGTTCCGGATGCTGAGGCACGCAGCCGCATGCTCAGCCCAGACGACGTGGCACGTACTGTTGCGTTCGTGCTCGACTCGCCCGCCGAGGTCTGTGTCAATGAGCTGGTGATTTCGCCCGTTCGCAGTCATTCCTATGGAAAATAG
- a CDS encoding small hydrophilic protein: MARLSWLAIPAALIIAAGIWWSAEVLLQPDEPTLGPAVVITPTGTPPPDSGTTAPTDPPSSTPPRDGASTVPPAPPPDAGDDDDDDGDDDDSDDDD; encoded by the coding sequence ATGGCACGTTTGAGCTGGTTGGCGATTCCTGCTGCGCTCATCATCGCAGCAGGAATCTGGTGGAGCGCAGAAGTTCTGCTGCAACCCGATGAGCCGACGCTCGGGCCGGCCGTCGTCATCACTCCGACGGGAACACCGCCACCCGACTCCGGAACGACGGCCCCGACTGACCCGCCGTCATCGACACCGCCCCGCGACGGCGCCTCGACAGTTCCGCCTGCTCCCCCACCCGATGCAGGCGACGATGATGATGACGACGGTGATGACGACGACAGCGACGACGATGACTGA
- a CDS encoding alpha-hydroxy acid oxidase, which produces MVTRQLPKPAEIFELMSFKKPEFNGKKRRLGSALTIDDLRTIAKKRTPAAAFDYTDGAAEGELSLDRARQAFKDIEFHPDVLRPAAHVDTSTTILGDHSALPFGIAPTGFTRLMQTEGEIAGASAARDAGIPFTLSTLGTTSIEDVKAANPHGRNWFQLYVMRDREVSYELTRRAAASGFDTLFFTVDTPVAGARLRDTRNGFSIPPQLTPGTIINAIPRPWWWIDFLTTPKLEFASLSSTGGTVGELLDAAMDPTISFDDLDVIRGMWPGKIVIKGVQNVQDAAKLVDRGVDGIVLSNHGGRQLDRAPIPFHLLPKVRQEVGADATVMIDTGIMNGADVVASLALGADFTLIGRAYLYGLMAGGREGVDRTIAILRDEIVRTMKLLGVSSITELEPRHVTQLARLVPVSTDALEVASTTD; this is translated from the coding sequence ATGGTCACTCGCCAGCTCCCGAAGCCCGCTGAGATCTTCGAGCTCATGTCGTTCAAGAAGCCGGAGTTCAACGGCAAGAAGCGTCGTCTTGGCTCTGCACTCACCATCGATGATCTGCGCACGATCGCCAAGAAGCGCACTCCCGCAGCCGCCTTCGACTACACAGACGGCGCCGCCGAAGGCGAGCTCTCGCTCGACCGCGCCCGCCAAGCGTTCAAAGACATCGAGTTTCACCCCGACGTGCTGCGTCCCGCTGCACACGTCGACACATCGACGACGATCCTCGGCGACCACAGCGCCCTGCCGTTCGGCATCGCGCCCACCGGGTTCACGCGACTCATGCAGACGGAGGGCGAGATCGCGGGCGCGAGCGCAGCACGCGATGCCGGCATCCCCTTCACGCTCTCCACACTCGGCACCACGTCAATCGAAGATGTGAAAGCGGCGAACCCGCACGGTCGCAACTGGTTTCAGCTGTACGTCATGCGCGACCGCGAAGTGTCCTACGAGCTGACGCGTCGCGCAGCGGCATCCGGATTCGACACCCTCTTCTTTACCGTCGATACGCCCGTCGCCGGCGCACGACTGCGCGACACGCGCAATGGCTTCTCCATTCCGCCGCAGCTGACGCCGGGGACGATCATCAACGCGATACCGCGCCCATGGTGGTGGATCGACTTTCTCACCACGCCCAAGCTGGAGTTCGCGTCGCTGTCGTCGACTGGCGGCACCGTCGGCGAACTGCTCGACGCCGCGATGGACCCAACGATCAGCTTTGACGACCTCGACGTCATTCGCGGAATGTGGCCGGGCAAGATCGTCATCAAGGGCGTGCAGAATGTTCAGGATGCCGCCAAGCTCGTCGATCGGGGCGTTGACGGAATCGTGCTGTCAAACCACGGTGGCCGTCAGCTCGACCGCGCTCCGATTCCCTTCCACCTGCTGCCGAAAGTTCGCCAGGAGGTCGGCGCAGATGCCACCGTCATGATCGACACCGGCATCATGAACGGTGCAGACGTCGTCGCCTCTCTTGCTCTCGGCGCCGACTTCACGCTCATCGGCCGCGCCTACCTCTACGGACTCATGGCGGGCGGGCGTGAAGGAGTCGACCGCACAATCGCAATTCTGCGCGACGAAATCGTGCGCACCATGAAGTTGCTTGGTGTCTCGTCGATCACCGAATTAGAGCCGCGTCATGTGACCCAGCTGGCGCGTCTCGTGCCGGTTTCGACGGATGCGCTCGAGGTGGCGAGCACAACAGACTGA